The Vulcanimicrobium alpinum sequence TCGACGGACTGATCAAGCGCTACGGCGAGTTCACGGCAGTCGACGGCATCTCGTTCGAGGTCGAAGAGGGCGCGTTCTTCGGACTGCTCGGGCCGAACGGCGCGGGGAAGACGACGACGATCAACGCGATCGTCGGCTTGGCGAAGATCTCCGGCGGCTCGATCGCGCTCTTCGGCCACGACGTCCAGCGGGACTGGCGCACCGCTCGCCCACTCGTCGGCGTCGCGCCGCAGGAATACAACTTCGACCGCTATCTCAACATCCGCGACGTCCTGATCTATCAGGCCGGCTACTACGGTCAGCGCGGCGCGGCCGTCGCCAAGCGCGCCGATCTGCTGCTCGAACGCTTCGACCTGACCTCGAAGGCGAAACAGCCGTACACCCGCCTCTCGGGCGGGATGAAGCGGCGGCTGACGCTGGCGCGCGCGCTGATCCACGAGCCCCGGCTGGTGATCCTCGACGAACCCACGGCCGGCGTCGATGTCGAGCTTCGTCTCGAACTCTGGTCGCTGCTGCGCGAGCTGAACACCAAGGGAACGACGATCATCCTGACGACGCACTATCTCGAAGAGGCCGAGGAACTGTGCGACCGCATCGGGATCATCCAGTCGGGAAAACTCGTCGCGCTCGAGACGACGCGCCGGCTGGTCGGCGAAGGG is a genomic window containing:
- a CDS encoding ABC transporter ATP-binding protein; this encodes MSVPALKIDGLIKRYGEFTAVDGISFEVEEGAFFGLLGPNGAGKTTTINAIVGLAKISGGSIALFGHDVQRDWRTARPLVGVAPQEYNFDRYLNIRDVLIYQAGYYGQRGAAVAKRADLLLERFDLTSKAKQPYTRLSGGMKRRLTLARALIHEPRLVILDEPTAGVDVELRLELWSLLRELNTKGTTIILTTHYLEEAEELCDRIGIIQSGKLVALETTRRLVGEGNLQDVFLELTRR